ACATCGGCAAGCCCGGCACGCGGCGGTTCGAGCCGGGCGGCGGGGTGAGCTTCCACCACCACGAGGTGGTCGGCGCCAAGATGGCCCGCAAGCGGCTGCGGGCGCTGCGCTACTCGAAGGAGGTCGTCAGCCAGGTCTGCGACCTGGTGTACCTGCACCTGCGGTTCCACGGTTACGGCGAGGGCCAGTGGACGGATTCGGCGGTGCGCCGCTACGTGACCGACGCGGGACCGCTGCTGCCCCGGTTGCACAAGCTGGTGCGGGCCGACTGCACGACTCGGAACAAGCGCAAGGCCAACGCGCTGCAGCGCTCCTACGACGACCTCGAGGAGCGGATCGCGCGGATCGCCGCGGACGAGGACTTGGCGCGGGTGCGGCCGGACCTGGACGGCAACGAGATCATGCGGCTGCTCGGGGTGCCGCCGGGGCCGCAGGTGGGCCGGGCGTGGAAGCACTTGAAGGACGCCCGGCTGGATCGCGGTCCGATGGAGCACGAGGAGGCCGTCGCGGAGCTGTACCGCTGGGCCGCCGAACAGGGCATCGAGGTCCCCGGCGAGTCCTGATCCGCGGGCCGCGCGGCGACGGTCGGGCGCGGTTGGCACCGCGTGGCGTTCGCGACTCCGCCGGATCGCGTATCTCGGCCGCGTCGGGCGGCGCAGCGGTGGCAGTCGCGGATTCATTTCAGCGTTCTTGCTGATCAGCGCGTTCTATTAATACTCAGGTGGACAACTGAGTACGCGCGAATCGCTGCTCCTAATCGTTGGACATGAACGTGCGGCTGCACCGGGCGGAAATCCGCCGCGTTCGCGGCACGGTCACGCCAGGCGGGGCTCCGCTCTGCGATCATGCGGAGGTGGAATCAGACGCGGAGGTGGAGCCGGGGACGCTGCTGGTGGCTGCTCCGCAGCTGCTCGACATGAACTTCCGCCGGACGGTGGTCTACATCATCCACCACCGGGGCGAGGGCACTCTCGGCGTCATCCTGAACCGGCCCAGCGAGGTCGCCGTCAGCGACGTGCTGCCGCAGTGGGCGCCGCACGCCAGCGAGCCGCCATCGCTCTACGTCGGCGGACCCGTGGAGCAGCGGACCGCGATCTGCCTGGCCGCGCTGCGCGCCGGGGAGGACGTCAAGCGGATCAGCGGCATGGTCGGGGTGCGCGGCCCGGTCGGGCTCGTCGACCTCGACGGCGATCCGGACGACCTGGTGCCGAGGGCGCGCGGGCTGCGGTTCTTCGCCGGCTACGCCGGCTGGGACGCCAAGCAGCTCGCCGGGGAGATCGAACGCGGCGACTGGATCATCGTGCCCGCCCTGCCCGACGACGTGATCGCCGCGCCCGGCGCGGACCTGTGGGGGCGCGTGCTGCGCCGCCAGAGCACCCCGCTGGCCTTCCTCGCCACCCACCCCGGCGACGTGAAGCTGAACTGACGCGAGCCCCGGAACAGCAGAACGCCCGCGACCGGGAAGTCGCGGGCGTTCGTGTCGTGGTCGGGGGTCAGCCGCAGCAGCCGCCGGGGCAGCCGCCGCAACCGGCGGTCGCCGGTGCGGGGATCGCCTCGGCCGCCTTGTTGCCGAGGACGCCGCCGACGACCATCAGCGCGAACGCGCCGGCGATGCCGAGCACCGCGACGACGACCGCGCTGGTCACGGTGGTCAGCAGCGGCTCGGAGACGCCCGCGAGGATCGCCACCGCGCCCCCGGCCAGCATCGCGGGCGCGCCCACCCGGTTGCCGAGCGCGAACGCCTCCTCGCTGCGCAGCGTCGCGGGCGTGCGGACTCCCACGTAGCGGTTCGGCGGCAGCTGGCTTCGCAGTCCGCGCCACCCGATGAACACCAGCGCCGCTCCGAGCACAACGAGCAGCGCGCACAAGATCACCTGCACAGCCATCACCTGGACAGGGTACGGCTGCCGCTTTTCCGACATCTGTTCGCTACCTGGCTGAGGTTCGCTGGGTCACATGAGCGCGAACAGGTTCCCCGTCGCCCTGGCCGCCGCGGTGCTCGCGATGGCGGCCGCACCGGCGGCGTGCGCCGCGCCCGCGAGGCCCGCGCCCCCGGACGGGGTGCGCCTGCTGGGCGAGCGGACCCTGCCGTGGGCGACGACGTTCCAGGGCACCGCCGTCGGCGGCCTCTCCGGCCTGGACCACGACCCGCGCACCGGCCGGTGGGTGTTCGTCAGCGACGACCGCTCGGAGCAGGACCCGGCGCGCTTCTACACCGCCGACGTCGAGGTCCGGGCCGACGGGCTCGGGGCGTGGACCCTCACCGGGACCCACCCGTTCCGGCGGCCCGACGGCGCCACCTACCCGCCGATCTCCGCCGGTGACGGCACCACCGTCGATCCCGAGGAGATCCGCTTCGACCCGTGGTCGCACGACGTGTGGTGGACCAGCGAGGGCGAACGGGACCCGCGGTCGATCGACCCGTCGATCCGCTCGGCGGCCCCGGACGGCTCGTTCCGGGCCGAGCTGCCGTTGCCGCCGAACCTGGTCCACCGCCCGGACTCGGGTCCGCGGCGCAACGAGTCGCTGGAGTCCCTCGCGTTCGCCGACGGCGGTTCGCTGGTGGTCCACGCCGTCGAGTCCGCGCTGCTGCAGGACGGCGACCCGCCGACGACCGAGCACGGCGCGCTCAGCCGGATCACCGTGCAGGACCGCGGCGGGCGGGTGCTCTCGCAGCACGCCTACCCGGTCGACCCGGTGTTCGCCGAGTCCGGCGGCGAGCCCGGCGACAACGGGATCGCCGCCGTGCTCGACGCCGGTGACCGCCTCCTCGTGCTGGAGCGGGCCTACGTCGAGGGCGCGGGCAACTCCATCCGGATCTACGAGGCGGACCTGCGCGGTTCGGACGACGTCAAGGACGTGCCCTCGTTGCGCGACGCACCGGTCCGCCCGGTGCACAAACGACTGCTCGCGGACCTGGCGCAGTTCGACCTCGGCACCGTCGACAACGTCGAAGGCCTCACGTGGGGGCCGCGCCTGCCCACCGGTGAGCGCACCCTCGCCCTGGTCAGCGACAACAACTTCTCCCCCACCCAGACGACCCGGCTCATCGTGCTGGCGCTGCGGTGAGCGGTCACCGCGGGCAGAGGTCGCGCGGGCGCTGCTCCCACAGCATCGGGACGCGGTCGTAGCGACCGGCCTGCTCGGGCAGCGTCGGCGACAGGTGGTCCAGCACCCGGTAGATCTCCGCTCGCCGCGCTGGCAGGTCCAGGTGGAAGATCGGCTCGTGGTGCATGATGCGGTTGCGCAGCTCCAGCAGGCCGGACAGCCGTTCGTGCAGGTCCCGCCGCGGGCCGCGGAACCGGGGGAACGCGCCGTGCAGGGCGGGCACCCAGAGCGTCCGGTCGTACCCGCGCCCCTTGCTCGTCAGCGACACCCAGAAGCCCAGCGACAACTTCGCCACCACGTCGTCGGCGGTGAAACCGGCCTGCTTCTGCCGCTTCAGCTTGGCGTGCTCCTTGGTCACCGCTCGCCTGCCGTAGCCGGTGAGCTGCACGAGCTCCCACCACTGCCCGCTGCCGAAGTGCTCCCGCAACCGCTCGTGCACCCCGTTGCGCAGGCCGATCTCCAGCCAGTGCAGCGGCGCGTAGAAGGCCGCCGAGACGTCCAGGTTCCACCGGTAGAGCCGCAGGGCGTCTGCGTGCTCGCCGTTCGCGGCGGTCAGGTACCGCTGGAAGCGAGCCGCGGACAGCGTGCTGTGGATCCAGGCGGGCTGGTCGCCGGACATCGAGGTCCCCCGGGTCGTGGAGTGATCGGGACGCGCCGGATTCGTGCTACGGTGGCGGCGTAAGCCCCAGGTTCGCCTCTGCGATCAGTTCGCACGCCACCTGGGGCGTTTTGCGTCTGCATCCCGCTGGTGGTGATCAGGTTAGGGAGTGCCGCGCCCGCGCTGTCGATCCGCGCCCGGTCGCGGTGTTCCCGACCGCCCGGCGGCCCCCGCCTCGGTCAGGGGCGGGCCGCGGAAAACCGGTTGGGGGTGGGCGGCACACTGGGGGTGTGCGATCCGCGCGGTGAGCAGGGAAGGAAACGCAGGTGATGAGCGGCCAGGCAGCAGGCGTGACGAGCGAGCCGACGGGAGATCCGTCGACGGGGAGCTCGGCGAACGGGAGTGAGGAGACGCCCCGGTTCCGCTACACCGCGGAGACGGCGGCGCAGGTCGAGCAGCGCTGGCAGCAGCGGTGGGAAGAGCTCGGCACCTTCCACGCGCCGAACCCGGCCGGTCCGCTGAGCACCGGTTCCGAGCTGGATGCGGCGAACAAGCTGTTCATCCAGGACATGTTCCCGTACCCGTCCGGTTCGGGGCTGCACGTCGGGCACCCGCTGGGCTTCATCGGCACCGACGTCTACGCCCGCTTCCACCGGATGCTGGGCCGCAACGTGCTGCACACGATGGGCTTCGACGCCTTCGGACTGCCCGCGGAGCAGTACGCGGTGCAGACCGGCACGCACCCGCGCACCACCACCGAGCAGAACATCGAGCGCTACCTGCGCCAGATCCGCAGGCTGGGCCTGGGCCACGACGAGCGCCGGCGGGTCGCGACCACCGACGTCGAGTTCTACAAGTGGACGCAGTGGATCTTCCTGCAGGTCTTCCACGCCTGGTACGACACCGAGGCCGACGGCGGCAAGGGCCGGGCGCGGCCCATCGCCGAGCTGGAGAAGCAGTTCGCCGACGGTGAGCGCGCCACCCCGGACGGCCGCGCGTGGAGCGAGCTGGGCCGCACCGAGCAGCGCGAGCTGATCGACTCCTACCGGCTGGCGTACCTGTCGGAGGCGCCGGTGAACTGGGCGCCCGGCCTGGGCACGGTCGTGGCGAACGAGGAGGTCACCGCCGACGGCCTGACCGAGCGTGGCAACTTCCCGGTGTTCCGCCGGAACCTGAAGCAGTGGATGATGCGGATCACCGCGTACTCCGACCGCCTGGTGGACGACCTGGACCGGCTGGACTGGCCGGACAAGGTCAAGAGCATGCAGCGGAACTGGATCGGCCGCTCGCAGGGCGCGAACGTCACGTTCCAGCTGGACGGGTCCGCCGAGCGCGTCGAGGTGTTCACCACCCGGCCGGACACCCTGTTCGGCGTGACCTACCTGGTGCTGGCCCCGGAGCACCCGCTGGTGGACGAGCTGACCGCCGCCGAGTGGCCCGAGGGCACCCGCGACGGGTGGACCGGCGGCGCGTCGACCCCGGTGCGGGCGGTCGCGGACTACCGGCGCACCGCGTCGATGAAGTCCGACATGGACCGCCAGGAGAACAAGGACAAGACCGGCGTGTTCACCGGCGCCTGGGCCACCAACCCGGTCAACGGCAGCCGGATCCCGGTCTTCGTCGCCGACTACGTGCTGATGGGCTACGGCACCGGCGCGATCATGGCGGTGCCCGGCGAGGACACCCGCGACTGGGACTTCGCGCAGGCCTTCGAGCTGCCGGTGGTGCGCACCGTGCAGCCCACCGACGACCACGTCGACGGCGCGTTCACCGGCGACGGGCCGCGGATCAACTCCGCGAACCCCGAAGCCGGGCTGGACCTCAACGACCTGGGCCTGGACGAGGCCAAGAGCACCGTCATCGACTGGCTGGCCGAGCGCGGCCACGGCACCGGCACGGTGCAGTACAAGCTGCGCGACTGGCTGTTCGCCCGGCAGCGCTACTGGGGCGAGCCGTTCCCCATCGTCTACGGCGAGGACGGCGAGCCGCTGGGCGTGCCGGAGAGCTCGCTGCCGGTGGTGCTGCCGGAGGTCGAGGACTACTCGCCGCGCACCTTCGACCCGGAGGACGCCGACAGCCGCCCCGAACCGCCGCTGGCGAAGGCCACCGAGTGGGCCGAGGTGGAGCTGGACCTGGGCGACGGGCTCAAGGACTACCGCCGCGACACCAACGTGATGCCGCAGTGGGCCGGTTCCTGCTGGTACCAGCTGCGCTACATCGACCCGGTGAACGACTCCGAGTTCGTCGACCCCGCCAACGAGCGCTACTGGATGGGGCCCCGGCCGCAGTCGCACGGCGCGGACGACCCGGGTGGGCTGGACCTGTACGTCGGCGGCGTGGAGCACGCGGTGCTGCACCTGCTGTACTCCCGCTTCTGGCACAAGGTGCTGTTCGACCTGGGCTTCCTGAGCTCGGAGGAGCCGTACCGGCGGCTGTACAACCAGGGCTACATCCAGGCGTTCGCCTACACCGACTCCCGCGGCGTGTACGTGCCCGCGGACGAGGTCGAGGAGCGCGACGGCAAGTTCTTCTTCGGTGCGGAGGAGGTGCGCCGCGAGTACGGGAAGATGGGCAAGAGCCTGAAGAACTCCGTCTCCCCGGACGAGATGGCCGACGCCTACGGCGCGGACACGCTGCGGCTCTACGAGATGGCGATGGGCCCGCTGGACACCTCGCGGCCGTGGGCGACCAAGGACGTCGTCGGCTCGCACCGGTTCCTGCAGCGGTTGTGGCGCAACGTCGTCGACGAGAGCACCGGCGAGCCGCGCGTCACCGACGAGCAGCCCGACGAGGAGGTGCTGCGCGCCCTGCACAAGACGATCGACGGGGTGCGCGAGGACTTCGACGCGCTGCGCTTCAACACCGCGGTGGCGAAGCTGATCGAGCTGAACAACCGCGTCACCAAGGCGTACTCGGGTGCCGCGGGCACGCCGCGCCAGGTCGTGGAGCCGCTGGTGCTGATGGTCGCTCCGCTGACCCCGCACCTGGCGGAGGAGCTGTGGTCGCGGCTGGGCCACGAGGGCGGCCTGGCCCACGGCCCGTTCCCGGTCGCGCAGCAGGAGTACCTGGTCGAGGACACGGCCGAGTACCCGATCCAGATCAACGGCAAGGTCCGGTCGCGGGTCGTGGTGCCCGCGTCGGCGTCGCAGGACGAGGTGCGCACCGCGGCGCTGGCCGACGAGAAGGTGGTGGCCGCGCTGGAGGGCAAGGAGCCGCGCAAGGTCATCGTCGTTCCCGGCCGGCTGGTCAACGTCGTCGCCTGACCTCCCGTTCCGCCGCGCACGGCCCGCTCCCCGGTTCTTCCGGCGAGCGGGCCGTTTCGCTCGTGGCTCCATGTCGACTTGTCGGCTGGACGACTCGTGCATGGCCCCGCACCTCGGTCCTGCGACCTGCGTCGATGCTGGGCTCGGATGGGGCGACTCCCGGCGGTTCCGCGCGAAATTGCGGGGGTGTGGATCTGACGTGGAGGGTGGCGAGAGAGGTCACATAGCTGACCTACTGGCGAGTAACTAGGCTCGATCGAGACGGCACCAGACCTGTGGAGGCTGGCATGGACATCCCGAAGACACCCGCTCGGTTCGACGCGGACGAATTGGCGAACCTGCTCGACGGGCGGTGGGCCGGGGTGCGCGCCAAGGTGCGCGAGGCGCTCGAAGGAACCGCACTGCCACCCGGTGACCACCTGGACACCGACTCGCACCGCGCGCAGACCCTCGAACAGCTGCACATGCTGGTCAAGAGCGGGATTCCGGAGATCGGCTTCCCCGCCGCGCAAGGCGGTCAGGGCGACGTCGGCGGCTCCGTCGTCTCGCTGGAGATGCTGGCCGGGAACCTGTCGCTGATGGTCAAGGCCGGCGTGCAGTGGGGCCTGTTCGGCGGCGCGGTGCAGGCGCTGGGCACCGAACGCCACCACGAGCGCTACCTGCCCTCGATCATGAGCCTGGACCTGCCCGGCTGCTTCGCGATGACCGAGACCGGGCACGGCTCCGACGTGCAGCACCTGCGCACCACCGCCGAGTACGACCCGGCGACCGAGGAGTTCGTGGTGCACACGCCGCACGAGTCGGCGCGCAAGGAGTACATCGGCAACGCCGCCCGCGACGGCCGGATGGCGGTGGTGTTCGCCCAGCTCATCACCGGTGGCGAGCGCCACGGCGTGCACGCGCTGATGGTGCCGATCCGGAACGAGGACGGCTCCGCCCGGCCCGGCGTGCACCTGTCCGACTGCGGCCGCAAGGCCGGGCTCAACGGCGTCGACAACGGGCGCATCACCTTCGACCAGGTGCGGGTGCCGCGCGAGGCGCTGCTCAACCGCTACGGCGACGTGGCCGCCGACGGCACCTACAGCAGCCCGATCGAGAGCACCGGCAAGCGGTTCTTCACCATGCTCGGCACGCTCATCCGCGGCCGGATCTCGGTGGCGGGAACCGCTGGCAGCGCCGCGAAGCTCGCCCTGGAGATCGCGCTGCGCTACGGCACGACCCGCAGGCAGTTCGACCGCCCGGGCACCGCCGAGGAGACCGTCGTCCTCGACTACCTCGGCCACCAGCGCAAGCTGCTGCCCGCGCTGGCGAAGTCCTACGCGCTGCACTTCGCGCAGGAACAGCTGGTGCAGACGCTGCACGAGGTGTCGGGTTCCGGGGACGAGCGCGCGCAGCGGGAGCTGGAGTCGCGGGCCGCCGGGCTCAAGGCGCTGACCACCTGGCACGCGACGAGCACCATCCAGGCCGCCCGCGAGGCGTGCGGCGGTGCCGGCTACCTGGCGGAGAACCAGCTGCCGCAGCTGAAGGCCGACACCGACGTGTTCACCACCTTCGAAGGCGACAACACGGTCCTGCTGCAGCTGGTCGCGAAGGGGCTGCTGACCGACTACAAGGACCAGTTCGGCGAGCTCGGCACCCTGGAGGTGGCGCGGTTCGTCGCCGACCAGTTCGTCGGCGCGGTCATCGAGCGCACCGCGGCGAAGTCGCTGGTGCAGCGCCTGGTCGACGCCGCGCAGCGCGACGACGAGGAAGCGGTGTTCGACCGCGGCTGGCAGCTCAAGCTGTTCGACGACCGCGAGCGCCACGTCCTCGACGGCGTCGCCCGCAGGCTGCGGCGGGCCACCGGCAAGGACGCGGACCCCTTCGAGGTGTTCAACAACGCCCAGGACCACGTGCTGCGCGCGGCCCGGGTGCACATCGACCGGGTGGTGTTGGAGGCGTTCGTCGCGGGCATCGAGCGCTGCACCGACGGCCCGACCGCGCAGCTGCTGGACCGGGTGTGCGATCTGTACGTGCTCGCCACGATCGAGGAGGACCGGGGCTGGTTCCTGGAGCACGAGCGGATCACGCCGCGTCGCGCGAAGGCGGTGACGGAGGCGGTGAACGGCCTGTGCCAGGGGCTCCGGCCGCACGCGGTGGAGCTGGTGGAGGCGTTCGGGCTGCCGCGCCAGTGGATCACGGCTCCGATCGCGACGGGGGCGGAGGCGGCCCGGCAGGACGCCCAGCGCGCGCACGACAGGACGCTCGCCTGATCTTCTCCCTGGAATGGCCCGTTCGACCTGATTCATTCGGTCGAACGGGCCGGTTTCTTTCGCGTCTCGTTCGTGAATGACGAAGTCGATTGATCCGCTCGGTCGAACGCGGAATTCGATCGCCCCGAAAAGGGTGCATCCGCTGCCGGCTCCCGCTTGATTCGAGACCGCGCCGTCGCGGAAGAGCGCAAAAACCGTTCGCCCGTGTGGGTTAAAAGATCGACAGGAATTTGAGCACGGATAGTGTCTTGATCTGTGTCGTGAGGCACATATAACGGAACTATCTCACCCGTCGTGGGTAGTTTGCGTCCCCATGGCATGGACCAATTTGCAACGTTCCGTAATCGCGTCGGGGCTCGCGGCCGTAGCGCTCGGAGCCGGTGTCGCGATCCCGGCGCAGGCCTTCGCGGCCGACAACGGGCAGCAGCAGCGCGTGGTCGAGCTCGTGAACGAGGCCCGAGCGGGAGCCGGCTGCGAACCGCTCACCTCCGACGAGCGGCTGACCACCGCCGCGAACGGGCACAGCGATGACATGTCCGCCCGCGACTACTTCTCGCACACCACGCCCGAGGGCGTGACCTTCGACCAGCGGATCAAGAACGCCGGCCACTCCTCACCCGGTGCGGAGAACATCGCCGCAGGGCAGAGCAGCGCCGAACAGGTCATGG
This window of the Saccharopolyspora gloriosae genome carries:
- a CDS encoding YqgE/AlgH family protein, whose amino-acid sequence is MESDAEVEPGTLLVAAPQLLDMNFRRTVVYIIHHRGEGTLGVILNRPSEVAVSDVLPQWAPHASEPPSLYVGGPVEQRTAICLAALRAGEDVKRISGMVGVRGPVGLVDLDGDPDDLVPRARGLRFFAGYAGWDAKQLAGEIERGDWIIVPALPDDVIAAPGADLWGRVLRRQSTPLAFLATHPGDVKLN
- a CDS encoding SdpI family protein is translated as MAVQVILCALLVVLGAALVFIGWRGLRSQLPPNRYVGVRTPATLRSEEAFALGNRVGAPAMLAGGAVAILAGVSEPLLTTVTSAVVVAVLGIAGAFALMVVGGVLGNKAAEAIPAPATAGCGGCPGGCCG
- a CDS encoding esterase-like activity of phytase family protein — translated: MSANRFPVALAAAVLAMAAAPAACAAPARPAPPDGVRLLGERTLPWATTFQGTAVGGLSGLDHDPRTGRWVFVSDDRSEQDPARFYTADVEVRADGLGAWTLTGTHPFRRPDGATYPPISAGDGTTVDPEEIRFDPWSHDVWWTSEGERDPRSIDPSIRSAAPDGSFRAELPLPPNLVHRPDSGPRRNESLESLAFADGGSLVVHAVESALLQDGDPPTTEHGALSRITVQDRGGRVLSQHAYPVDPVFAESGGEPGDNGIAAVLDAGDRLLVLERAYVEGAGNSIRIYEADLRGSDDVKDVPSLRDAPVRPVHKRLLADLAQFDLGTVDNVEGLTWGPRLPTGERTLALVSDNNFSPTQTTRLIVLALR
- the leuS gene encoding leucine--tRNA ligase, whose protein sequence is MSGQAAGVTSEPTGDPSTGSSANGSEETPRFRYTAETAAQVEQRWQQRWEELGTFHAPNPAGPLSTGSELDAANKLFIQDMFPYPSGSGLHVGHPLGFIGTDVYARFHRMLGRNVLHTMGFDAFGLPAEQYAVQTGTHPRTTTEQNIERYLRQIRRLGLGHDERRRVATTDVEFYKWTQWIFLQVFHAWYDTEADGGKGRARPIAELEKQFADGERATPDGRAWSELGRTEQRELIDSYRLAYLSEAPVNWAPGLGTVVANEEVTADGLTERGNFPVFRRNLKQWMMRITAYSDRLVDDLDRLDWPDKVKSMQRNWIGRSQGANVTFQLDGSAERVEVFTTRPDTLFGVTYLVLAPEHPLVDELTAAEWPEGTRDGWTGGASTPVRAVADYRRTASMKSDMDRQENKDKTGVFTGAWATNPVNGSRIPVFVADYVLMGYGTGAIMAVPGEDTRDWDFAQAFELPVVRTVQPTDDHVDGAFTGDGPRINSANPEAGLDLNDLGLDEAKSTVIDWLAERGHGTGTVQYKLRDWLFARQRYWGEPFPIVYGEDGEPLGVPESSLPVVLPEVEDYSPRTFDPEDADSRPEPPLAKATEWAEVELDLGDGLKDYRRDTNVMPQWAGSCWYQLRYIDPVNDSEFVDPANERYWMGPRPQSHGADDPGGLDLYVGGVEHAVLHLLYSRFWHKVLFDLGFLSSEEPYRRLYNQGYIQAFAYTDSRGVYVPADEVEERDGKFFFGAEEVRREYGKMGKSLKNSVSPDEMADAYGADTLRLYEMAMGPLDTSRPWATKDVVGSHRFLQRLWRNVVDESTGEPRVTDEQPDEEVLRALHKTIDGVREDFDALRFNTAVAKLIELNNRVTKAYSGAAGTPRQVVEPLVLMVAPLTPHLAEELWSRLGHEGGLAHGPFPVAQQEYLVEDTAEYPIQINGKVRSRVVVPASASQDEVRTAALADEKVVAALEGKEPRKVIVVPGRLVNVVA
- a CDS encoding acyl-CoA dehydrogenase, which codes for MDIPKTPARFDADELANLLDGRWAGVRAKVREALEGTALPPGDHLDTDSHRAQTLEQLHMLVKSGIPEIGFPAAQGGQGDVGGSVVSLEMLAGNLSLMVKAGVQWGLFGGAVQALGTERHHERYLPSIMSLDLPGCFAMTETGHGSDVQHLRTTAEYDPATEEFVVHTPHESARKEYIGNAARDGRMAVVFAQLITGGERHGVHALMVPIRNEDGSARPGVHLSDCGRKAGLNGVDNGRITFDQVRVPREALLNRYGDVAADGTYSSPIESTGKRFFTMLGTLIRGRISVAGTAGSAAKLALEIALRYGTTRRQFDRPGTAEETVVLDYLGHQRKLLPALAKSYALHFAQEQLVQTLHEVSGSGDERAQRELESRAAGLKALTTWHATSTIQAAREACGGAGYLAENQLPQLKADTDVFTTFEGDNTVLLQLVAKGLLTDYKDQFGELGTLEVARFVADQFVGAVIERTAAKSLVQRLVDAAQRDDEEAVFDRGWQLKLFDDRERHVLDGVARRLRRATGKDADPFEVFNNAQDHVLRAARVHIDRVVLEAFVAGIERCTDGPTAQLLDRVCDLYVLATIEEDRGWFLEHERITPRRAKAVTEAVNGLCQGLRPHAVELVEAFGLPRQWITAPIATGAEAARQDAQRAHDRTLA